DNA from Salinispora arenicola:
CCGAGCAGGCCGCAGAACGGGCGGACAAGGGAGACGGAGCATGACCACGCAGACGGTGCTCGCCGCGGCGGGCACGGTGTCCGGCGGCGAGGCGGTCACCTTTTGGATCCTCGCTCCGCTTGCGCTGCTCGGTGCGATCGGCATGGTCGCCGCGCGTAACGCGGTGCACTCGGCGCTGTGGCTGGTCCTGACGATGCTGTGCCTGGGCGTGTTCTACGTGGTCCAGGCCGGGCCGTTCATCGGCCTGGTGCAGATCATCGTCTACACCGGTGCGATCATGATGTTGTTCCTGTTCGTGCTGATGCTGGTGGGCCGCGGCGCCTCGGATTCGTTGATCGAGACGCTGCGCGGCCAGCGGATCGCGGCGCTCGTTCTCGGCATCGGGTTCGCCGGCCTGGTGGGCACCGGGCTGTACCGGGCGCTGGCCGGCGGCACGGCCGCCGGGCTCACCGCAGCCAACGCCGAGGGCAACGTGCAGGGCGTCGCTCGGCTGCTGTTCACCAAGTACGTCCTGGCGTTCGAGCTGACCTCCGCGTTGCTGATCACGGCGGCGGTTGGCGCGATGGTGCTGGCCCACGTCGAGCGGCGCCGGGAGGACCGGATGGACCAGGTCGCCACCATGAAGGCTCGTTTCCGCCCCGGCAACTACCCCGGCCCGAAGCCGGGCCCGGGCGTGTTCGCCACCTCGTCGTCGGTCGCCACCCCGGCCCTCCTGCCCGACGGCCGGCTGTCCGAGCGGAGCACCCCGGAGATCCTGCCGGTCCGTGAGCTCACCGCCGAGGACACGACGTTGAAGGGGACCGAAAAGTGAACGACTTCTTCTCGGTCGAGCCGAACTACTACCTGGTCCTCGCCGCGGTGCTGTTCACCATCGGTGCCGCCGGGGTACTCGTCCGGCGGAACGCGATCGTGCTGTTCATGTGCGTCGAGCTGATGCTCAACGCGGCCAACCTGACCCTGGTCACCTTCAGCCGGATCAACGGTGACCTCAACGGGCAGATCATCGCGTTCTTCGTGATGGTGGTGGCCGCGGCCGAGGTCGTGGTCGGGCTCGCGATCATCATGGCGATCTTCCGGACTCGACGCTCGGCGAGCGTCGACGACGCCAACCTGCTGAAGTACTGAGGGGCCTGCGGTGATGGAGATTCTGGCGAACGCCCCCGTCGAGCCGGTGGGTACCGTCACGTACGCGACCGCCGACGGGCTACTCGGCAGCGTGTGGCTGCTGGTGGCGATCCCACTGGTCAGCGCGGCGATCCTGCTGCTGCTCGGTCGTCGGGCGGACCGGTGGGGGCACTGGCTGGGTGTCGCGTCGGTCGGTGTCGCGTTCCTACTGGGTCTGACCTACTTCTTCCAGCTGCGTGGCCTGGAGAACCGGTCCGTCGAGCTGAGCCTGTGGGAGTTCATCGCGGTCGGCGACCTGCGGGTCGACTTCGGCCTGCTCTTCGACCCACTGGCCGCGGTATTCGTGCTCCTGATCACCGGGGTGGGCTTTCTGATCCACCTGTACGCGGTGGAGTACATGGCCCA
Protein-coding regions in this window:
- a CDS encoding NADH-quinone oxidoreductase subunit J; its protein translation is MTTQTVLAAAGTVSGGEAVTFWILAPLALLGAIGMVAARNAVHSALWLVLTMLCLGVFYVVQAGPFIGLVQIIVYTGAIMMLFLFVLMLVGRGASDSLIETLRGQRIAALVLGIGFAGLVGTGLYRALAGGTAAGLTAANAEGNVQGVARLLFTKYVLAFELTSALLITAAVGAMVLAHVERRREDRMDQVATMKARFRPGNYPGPKPGPGVFATSSSVATPALLPDGRLSERSTPEILPVRELTAEDTTLKGTEK
- the nuoK gene encoding NADH-quinone oxidoreductase subunit NuoK encodes the protein MNDFFSVEPNYYLVLAAVLFTIGAAGVLVRRNAIVLFMCVELMLNAANLTLVTFSRINGDLNGQIIAFFVMVVAAAEVVVGLAIIMAIFRTRRSASVDDANLLKY